The Bacteroides ovatus genomic interval AATCCAAAGTTAAATATAAGGAATCAACTGCAAAGTGATAGACCAAGTATTTATGAGATTAAAATTTGCAGTAAACAAATGGGCTAACTCTAGAAGACAAGGGTTAGCCCATTTTAAAGTTATCTGTAAAATCATGCGTTTACATAGAAACTTCGTATTTATATGGTGCCAAACAAATTTCAATTAGCATATATTTATTTCCTGTATCTAATATACTTATCCCAAATACTCTCAGACGAATAAAATTATTCATAAAAAGACGTAAACTCATTTCGCTATTATTTAATCTTCCCATTATATATTGATTATTTATTTGATAATATAGTCACTTTCAACTGTTCTTCTTTCCAATCCCCCGTTTTTTTGAAACCGGAAGCACCAGTTCTACTTTTTCATAAGGTCGCAGCACCGGAATCTTCCCTGAAGCGATTCTTATCCTCTTGTTGCCATCAATAGTTTCAATCTCCAATACCGACTGTTCAGATACTGACAATCCAAAATTCTGTATTTCAATCTTACATTGAGTCGTCCTTCGGTTAAGAAAACAGGTGCACGCGCCGAAAGAATAGGTGCGTTATAGTCCACATGAGGGAGACGGGCATATCCATAAAGTAATTTGCCTTGAACAGAACGCCCTATCAACTTTAAAACAAACTCTTCTTCCGTAACTCCATGACCTTTCGCATCAAAAATGACAATCAAGTCATTTCCATCTTTTTCTGTTTTCAGCACGCTGCATCCCCTGCCGTAATTCACTTCTTCAGATGCACCGAACCGTAATGACCGAATATCTATATCCGTATGGGGATTAAAACCTTCTTCGGCCTTGATTCTCACCTGTATGCTTTTTGTTTTGGGGTGTATCGGTTCAGTATTCATAACAGTCAAGATCAATCCGGGATTTAATGGAATACTGATGTTTTTCGAACTATGGTTGTCATAGGGCTTGTCCTGATGCTTTAAAGTATCTATGACGGCAAAATTTGCTTGAACAGCACGGCCATATTGATCCTGAAGAATCTTGATTCGTTCAAATTTAAACCAATCTTCCACTACACCGTCTTCGTGAATTGCAATTCCAGGCATATAAGCCTCTCCGGGATCAATGACCCATTTTACACCATCTTTGGAACGAAGGTAATAAGCAATCCTGCCATACCAGTCGTTGACAATCATATGATATTGGACAGAATCTCTCCATATTACCGGATCCTCAAAGCGCCCATCCACATTAGGATAGACACTTTCGTCCGTAATCTGATGATAAGTTGACAATCCGTCACGACTTATCCAAATGCCTCCTCCACGGCAAACCATTACGAACGAGCCGTCTTCCCATTGAGCAAAAGAAAGATTAGACAATCCCTCAATCACTTTGCGATCACGCGAATCAAAATCGAACTTACCATATTTCCATACTCCGTTCACATCATCAGTCACGTACCGTCCGTCAATAACATATAACACATACCTTCCATCTTTCAAGCGAAACACTTCCGGATTATGCCCCCTTCCAATGATATTATGAAGTTTGAATGGTCCGGTCGGAGTGTCACTCACCGTATTAAATACATATGACTTAGGCCACTCCATATGTCCTGCTGATGAATTTTCCAGCCAACCGCAAACGAAAAGGTGGTATTGCCCATCTTCTGCCTTTTGAATGTTTCCTCCCCAATATGACCACACACGATCCTCAATCCCATTATCAACATATCGAGGGATGACAGAGGTTGCCCCCCCATGTATCAGACGAAAGAATGTTGCCCTTCATAGGCAAAAAACGATCCATAAAACGAGCGCCTTCAATCAATTTACTCCACTCTACAGGGCGTTTACGCTCTATGATTTGTGAAAGAATGGTAACAGGAGTCATAAATAATACCATTCCGAAAACTAAAAATTTAAAAATATTATTTTTCATATTATCCCTGTTTATTGGTTTCGATTATAAGCATTATCTGCCATATTCCATGATAAAACCGTAGGTATAGGGGTGGTTACCGTCAATCGTATATTTATCTAACGTACGTGCCCCCCACGAATCGTTTCCACCTACTCCGTGAATGCTCAGATCAATATTAACCTGAATGAAATCCCTTTGCGGTAGCTCATGAGGATGCTTGGCTTTCTCAATATCTTTTTCGGTATAAGGCCATGCCCGAAAGCAAAGAGGTTGGAGTCCTGTAACTTTTATCCCCCTGTCTCCAACTCCATCTTTCAGGGAAAACCAACGAACATCACAACGATTAGCGTTATCCTGCGGCACGGGATAATCAGTTATAAATCGGGAAAGAGATAGGGCATAACGTCCTAGCAATGCCCCGGTTTTACGGTCAGGGTAATTCTCAAACTCACCACGGCCATACCATTCGACCTGTTGCATATCAGCTGGTAGTTGTATACGCATCCCGAATTTCGGTATTAACGGAATATTATTTTTTGTAGGCTTATAATCAGCTTCTACCTGCATTTTTCCTTCTCCATTCACAAGATAGGTCAGTACGTATGCAGCTCCTACAGGAAGTTCCATTTCAACCCTTACAACAGCCAATCCGTTTTCCATTTTAGTTATCACCCTTTTTACTGTCCTTTGCTTTCCGGCCTCTCTCCATGCACCCAGTCGCTGATTATACTCATTGCGCTTCTGATTATCGTTAGCCGGCTTCCAAAAATAAGGTTCTAAAGGAGCATACAACACTTCTTTTCCATTTACTTTCCAGCTTGTCAAGGCACCATTTAACTTATCAATCACAAAAACAGAATGTCCGACGATAACCTCAATACTTTCCGCCATATTTTTCACAAGCGGTGTATCGCCTTTTATATTGATGCTCTCTTGCCTCTTTGGCTGCAGGATAAATTGCTCGTAGGCAACTACAAAACCGGATTTCGCCCAAATGGTCGGTTTACTTAATTTCGCATATACATTGAGGCATATCTCTCCTTCAGCTTCTATATTATAAGGTATTTCCAATACATCATTGGCATTGACTGGAATATGGGCGGATTTGACGATTTCTCCATCATTCAGAAATTCATAGAAATATTCAAAGTCATTCAGTGACAGAAAGGCATGCTTGTTGACGAGCTTTACATTTGAAGCACCCTCTAGCTTGAAATCTATGTTTTGGTAAACTTTCCGAACCTCGTAATAATGAGGCTGCGGAGCACGGTTCGCACCGATTAATCCATCAATACAAAACTCTCCATAATTAGGATAATCACCGAAATCGCCTCCGTACGCCCAAAACTCGTCCTGTTCTAATTGTAAAGAGGCAGGATTTGCTTCATATTTCAAAGGTGAGCCATCTTTTTTTTCGCAATACCATGGTTAGCCCATTCCCAAATAGCACCTCCCAAAATGCTTTTGTCGGTCTCTATCACATCCCAGTATTCTTTAAAATTGCCGAGTGAATTGCCCATTGCATGGGCATACTCACGCATAAAAAAGGGTTTATCGTTTACTTCCCTAGCCAATTCTCTTAAACGGTCAGGGTGAAGATAGCCATCGTCATAGATGTCCGAGATCTCCCTATCCGTATCGCTGAATACAATTCGTGTGGAATCCAGGGCACGAACGGTATCCGCCATAGCCAGCGAATTAATACCATGTCCTCCTTCGTTACCTAATGACCAGAAAAGGACACACGGGTGGTTCTTATCCCGTTGCACCAATGAGACAGCTCTGTCTATATGTGCCAGCGTCCAATCGGGATTATCTCCTAACTCCTTGTTTCGCAGTCCATAATCATGGCTCTCCTGATTAGCTTCGTCCATCACATAAAAACCGTAGATGTCACATAGTTCGTAAAATAGCGGATCGTCAGGATAGTGTGAGGTACGGATCATATTAATATTCGCCTGTTTCATCAACCGAAGATCGGTTTCTAAAGTTGCCCGATCCACAAATCGTCCTGTCCGCGGATGGTGTTCATGGCGGTTGACTCCTTTCATCTTGATTGGCTTGCCGTTGAAATAGAACACTTCGCCTCTAACTTCCATTCTCCGAATCCCCAAATGATTACTAAATTGCTCTTGTACTCCTTTCTTGTTACGCAGCACGATCTTGACGTCATACAGATTGGGAATTTCTGCCGACCACAATTTCGGATTCTCCAGCACACAGGAAAGATCGAATATATTTACAGACCGAGGTGATAGTGATTTCACAGGTGCTGCCATTTTATATTCTACTTTTTTACCTCTATTGTCTCTTCCTTTCAACAAGACTTCTATCTCATAGTTTTTCACTTTTTTAGCTGATTGGTTGCGAAGCCATACTTTCATGTCAACTTTCGCCGAAGCAAAATTATCCGAAAGTTCCGCAGTCAAGGTATAATCCTTTATATGTATCTGCGGACGTATCCATAAATCGACCGAGCGGAAAATGCCACTCAGACGCCACATATCCTGATCTTCCAAGTAACTTCCGTCCGACCACCGATAAACCTCTACCGCCAAACGGTTCTCACCAGGCTTCACATACGATGTGACATCAAATTCAGCAGGTGACATAGAATTCTGACTGTAGCCAACTTTCTCTCCGTTAACCCACACATACATAGCCGATTCCACACCCGCAAAATGCAGGTAATATCGCTTGTCTCTTTCTCCTGGGGGAATTTGAAAAGTAGTCACATACGAGCCTACCGGATTCCGATTTTTGTAACTGAAATATTCTTTCGGTGGTTCACTCATCACACGGGGTTGATCCTTCTTAAACGGATAGGTCCAGTTAGAATAGATAGGCATACCATACCCCTGCATCTGCCAGTTACCAGGAACAACAATATCATCCCAATTTGCGACACTGAAGTCATTTTTATAGAAATCTACCGGACGGATATCAGGTTGGGGCGACCAATTAAATTTCCAGATACCATCCAACGAAACAATTTCCTCGCATTTACTTTTCCCCGAAGGCAATGTCAGCGTTGCATGATATTCCTCCTTATTGATTCCGATAACAGCCGGATTTTCCCAGTCCGGCATATTTTGCCCACTTGCCGATATAGTAATGAACAAAAACAATGAGACTATATTTCTCTTCATATTCTTTCATTCAATAACGGTTCTGTTTACTTCCACCGATTCATCCGGAAATGGATTAGTGATAAGTGCTACTTCTTGGGGAGACTTGGGCTGAACGGTAATACCTTCTTTTGTCTGTTCAACGTAAGCCATAGTCCCATCAGGTTTATAATACAAATAGTCCACACATACAGACCTGCGTCCGATAGCGCCCGGGATTCCATTCAATGTAAGCTTGGCATTGTGATAGAAAAGATACCAATTTCCTTTATACTCGATAATACCCGGATGAATAGTAAAACTATTTTCTGCCATTCCGGTTAATGCTCCACGGTAAGTCCATGTTCCTTCCATATCGGTAGCCGTTGCATAGTGCATCATTTCACGTTCATCACCTGATGAAGCATACGTCAAATAATAAAGTCCATTGTGCTTATGAAGCCATGGTCCTTCCATAAAATTAGGTAAATCTAGTATTTGTATCGGACCGTCTAACTCAATCATATTCGGTTTTAATTTAACTAAAAAGCATGTACCGTTGCCCCAACTCATCCAGGGTGTTCCCTCCTCATCAAAGAAAACAGTGGGGTCAATATCGTTCCACCAGCCTCGCGGACCGTTGGGAGTCATATCATCAGTAATCAGCGGTGTTCCCCGGGCATCAGTAAAAGGACCTAGCGGATTATCAGCAACAGCCACTCCAACCGTTTTACTGTTGTATGGTTCTCCGGCCTGTACAGTGGTATAATAATAGAATTTTCCATCTTTCTCAACAACCTGTGAAGCCCAAGCTTCTCCTACAGCCCACTTAAAGTCAGTCGGTTTCAGTACAGAACCATGGTCTGTCCAGGTTTTCATATCCGTCGTAGAATAACAGAGCCACTCTGTGATGTTAAACTCTTTTCCACCCGAAGCTGAATTCTGACCTTCATAATATTCATCGTGTCCGACATAAAGATACAACACACCGTCATACACCATCGGAGCAGGGTCTGCCGTAAACTTATCCACTATCATCGGATTACCCTTCAGTTCAAATTTCTTCGTATTATCTTCTTGCTTACAACACATAAACAAAAGCATAAAGCAGGAAACTGCGACAATTAATGTTTTTATATGCATGCTATATTAGATTTTTATAGTTTGTTTTTTACCTTCGTAAATGATCTCCCGCACTTGCAAAGAAGCACCTGCCCCGATTCCTTCCTCCGGTGAAACAAGTACCAGATTAAATCTTTTAACCTTTTCCATACCTTCGAATCCCCCTTTACGGTTAGCAATAACCAACGTCTTTTTATTCTCATTCCATTCGAATTCAATCATACTAAACTTTCCCTGTTCGTAATTGTAATTGTCTCCTTCGTCTTCATACAGCACGAAAGTAGCATCAGCACCAGGATAAATGCGAATCTCAAGGGGGGTATCTTTGCATTCGGACGCATATTGCTTACCAAAGCTAAATGGGAATATGGAACCGCCTTTAACAAATAAAGGTATTTTAGCTAAATCTATATCTACCTCCGTCGTCTGTCCTCCCCTATATTTCTTTCCACTCCAAAAGTCGACCCAACCGGCAACATCTTCCGGCAAATAAACGCTCCATCGGCTGACGGAAGGTTCGGTAACGGGAGCGACAAGTAACGACTTACCGAACATAAACTGATGCTTCTGCTCCAGCGCCTGCCGGTCGTCCGGGAAATCCATTACAAGTGGACGCATCAATGTAGAACCCGAAAAAGACACCTCAGCAGCGTGCGAATAAATATAGGGTAACATACTGTATCGCAAATGGATATATTTTGCGGTAATATCTTCTACTTCTTTTCCATAGTGCCACGGTTCTGTTTGGCTCATATAACCATGTACACGCATCAGCGGAAAAAAAGTAGAAGCCTGTAACCAGCGAAGAAAGCGTTCTTGATAAACTTTGTCCGTATATTGGTCACCCGGGCGAAAGAAACCTCCGGCATCATAAGTCCACCAAGGTAGTCCTGAAGCCATTTGGTTCAGCCCGCCCGCTATCTGACGACGTAAAGTTTCCCAGTCGTTTCCTACATCTCCCGACCAAGTTGCAGCAGCATACCGTTGCATACCCGAAAAGCCACTACGGGTCAGAATCATAGCCCGTTTATGAGGTGCGTCTTTCCGAAGACCCTCATAAACGGTTTTATTGACATAGATCGGGTAGACATTCCGATAGACTTCACCCGGCACTTTACCGTTATTTATCCTGCGATTATACAAATCATCGTTTTCCGGTTCAGTTGCATCCTGCCACCAAGCGTCTATGCCATAGGGCTGCAAAAGTCCCTTGCTGAAATTCTGCCAGTAGAAAGCAGCAGCATCGGGGTTGAAAAAATCAATCCATTCGCTACCTGGAATATAATAGCCTTTTGACATGATTTGCTTGCCCAATTCGGAATTAACATCGACTTTCGACCATACAGAAACCATCAAACGCATATTCATTTCGTGCAGTTTACGAACCATTTCCGCTGGATCCGGATATCGTTCTTCATCAAAGCGCATGGCATTCCAGCCGTACTTCCCCCAGTATTGCCAATCCTGAACAATCACATCGATCGGTAGTTTACGTTGGCGGAAACTCGCTGCGTTTTTCAATAGTTCAGCTTGTGTGTTATAGCGTTCGCGACAATGAATATATCCCATAGACCAAAGAGGCATCATGGGCGCATCTCCTGTTAACTGCCTATAACTCGCAATCACTTCGTCTGCATTTCCTACAAATACGGTATAATCCAATGCTTGTGCAACAGGTGAACGAAATGTGGTTTCATTTGTTACTTTACGCCAATAAAGTGAAGGTTTATCATTTCGATCACCCTGCACTTCTATCCGGTGTCTTCCCTTTTCCAGTTTGACGATAAAGGAGGTGGTAGGCGGAAGCCAGATATTATTTACATTCACCACATTTTTGCCATTAATGGACACATAATGTTTCCGCGCCATCTTTTGCCCCACATCCAAAAGAATCGAATAATTGCCGCTCTCGGTAATGTCAATATCAGCTGTGAATGCACTTATCTTTCTCACTTCCTGCTTATTTCCGGTAGTAGAAGTAGCATCTACAGTTATCGTTTCCCCTGCTGAACTAGACGGAGACAAGTTTACGCTCTTATCTGCCGGATTAAAATCAGTAAGTCCGTAATTACTCCAAAGAAGGCCATACCCCTTATTGGAGAGGATAAAAGGGATGGCTATCTGAGTGTTAACTTGTGTCAATCGACGTGTTAACCCGCGTACATTCAGGTAGCCATCCTGAAACTGACCGGTTCCGTAGAGATATTCATCAACTGGAGAAATAAATTGTTGCTCGACAAGATAGGTTGGTTCTCCCTGTATGGTCGATTGCTCCATCCGGCGCCCTCCTACTTTTTCTTCCAAAACTATTTTCCCGTTACGGTCTTTAAAAATCAATGTATTATTCCCCTTATTATATATTGCCGAAATATTATCAAGAGAGAGAATTGCCTGTGACTGACTTTCCTTGATTCTATATTTCGGAATCTTGGTACTTCCAACATAAATCAGTTCTTCCATCTCTTTTGAATCCGGACGTGTAAACCTGACCCGTATGGAACGATCGTTCAACGGCATCAACCGAAGTGTCCCAGCTTCTGTTTGAATAATTATGCCTTTCGTCTCTGACTTATCCGAGCATGTGCTTGCAGATAAACCGACTATACCTATCATAAGGCCAATCAATACTGCTTCTATTTTTTTTGCCATATACATGATCTTTATTCTGCTCTTTTAAAAGTATATTTTCCTCCGACTTTTGTAGTAATATCATATTCATACACCTTTTTCAAAGCACTTCCTTTGAAAGAAGCCTGCGTCGAGATCACAGGAGAAGTTATATTTACTCTTTCGAAAAACCTATTGGCATTTTTCCCTTTGGCTTCTTTCAAGCCTTTGCCTGTCAAGGGTACATATGAACGTATCCGCAGGTTATCACCTAAGCTAGACAATACAGTTACCTCCGTCACTTCGCCCTTATCCCATTGCATAGATACCTCAAAGCCCCCACGAGCCTTGATCCCCGATACGCTTCCCTTATTCCATACCTCGGGAAGGGCCGGCAACAGATGAACAGCCCCGTCATGACTTTGAAGCAGCATTTCAGCAACGCCAGCGGTAAGTCCGAAGTTTCCGTCAATCTGGAAAGGTGGGTGCGCGGTAAACATGTTGGGATAAGTACGACCGCTTTGTGAACTCCCACCCGCCAATGTAAGCATATTTTTTACGATTTTATAGGCATGATTGCCATCCAGCAAGCGTGCCCAAAGATTTACTTTCCAACCTATTGACCAACCAGTTGCCATATCCCCTCTGTAGATTAGGGAGTTGCGTGCCGCCTCAAATAATTCGGGAGTACGGTAAGGAGATATTTGATTGCCGGGATACAATCCGTAAAGATGTGAAACGTGACGATGCTTGTTCTTCGGATCGTCTATATCTTCAAGCCATTCCTGCAACTGAGTATGCTTACCAATGTGCATGGGAGGCAATTTCTCCAATAACTCGTACAATTTTTGACGGTAAACGGGACTTTCACCCAATATTTCATTGGCTTTAGCCGTTTTTGTGAGCAGTTCGATAATCAGTTGATTGTCCATGGTA includes:
- a CDS encoding beta-galactosidase small subunit family protein gives rise to the protein MKYEANPASLQLEQDEFWAYGGDFGDYPNYGEFCIDGLIGANRAPQPHYYEVRKVYQNIDFKLEGASNVKLVNKHAFLSLNDFEYFYEFLNDGEIVKSAHIPVNANDVLEIPYNIEAEGEICLNVYAKLSKPTIWAKSGFVVAYEQFILQPKRQESINIKGDTPLVKNMAESIEVIVGHSVFVIDKLNGALTSWKVNGKEVLYAPLEPYFWKPANDNQKRNEYNQRLGAWREAGKQRTVKRVITKMENGLAVVRVEMELPVGAAYVLTYLVNGEGKMQVEADYKPTKNNIPLIPKFGMRIQLPADMQQVEWYGRGEFENYPDRKTGALLGRYALSLSRFITDYPVPQDNANRCDVRWFSLKDGVGDRGIKVTGLQPLCFRAWPYTEKDIEKAKHPHELPQRDFIQVNIDLSIHGVGGNDSWGARTLDKYTIDGNHPYTYGFIMEYGR
- a CDS encoding glycoside hydrolase family 2, with product MKRNIVSLFLFITISASGQNMPDWENPAVIGINKEEYHATLTLPSGKSKCEEIVSLDGIWKFNWSPQPDIRPVDFYKNDFSVANWDDIVVPGNWQMQGYGMPIYSNWTYPFKKDQPRVMSEPPKEYFSYKNRNPVGSYVTTFQIPPGERDKRYYLHFAGVESAMYVWVNGEKVGYSQNSMSPAEFDVTSYVKPGENRLAVEVYRWSDGSYLEDQDMWRLSGIFRSVDLWIRPQIHIKDYTLTAELSDNFASAKVDMKVWLRNQSAKKVKNYEIEVLLKGRDNRGKKVEYKMAAPVKSLSPRSVNIFDLSCVLENPKLWSAEIPNLYDVKIVLRNKKGVQEQFSNHLGIRRMEVRGEVFYFNGKPIKMKGVNRHEHHPRTGRFVDRATLETDLRLMKQANINMIRTSHYPDDPLFYELCDIYGFYVMDEANQESHDYGLRNKELGDNPDWTLAHIDRAVSLVQRDKNHPCVLFWSLGNEGGHGINSLAMADTVRALDSTRIVFSDTDREISDIYDDGYLHPDRLRELAREVNDKPFFMREYAHAMGNSLGNFKEYWDVIETDKSILGGAIWEWANHGIAKKKMAHL
- a CDS encoding glycoside hydrolase family 43 protein — translated: MCCKQEDNTKKFELKGNPMIVDKFTADPAPMVYDGVLYLYVGHDEYYEGQNSASGGKEFNITEWLCYSTTDMKTWTDHGSVLKPTDFKWAVGEAWASQVVEKDGKFYYYTTVQAGEPYNSKTVGVAVADNPLGPFTDARGTPLITDDMTPNGPRGWWNDIDPTVFFDEEGTPWMSWGNGTCFLVKLKPNMIELDGPIQILDLPNFMEGPWLHKHNGLYYLTYASSGDEREMMHYATATDMEGTWTYRGALTGMAENSFTIHPGIIEYKGNWYLFYHNAKLTLNGIPGAIGRRSVCVDYLYYKPDGTMAYVEQTKEGITVQPKSPQEVALITNPFPDESVEVNRTVIE
- a CDS encoding TIM-barrel domain-containing protein, with the protein product MAKKIEAVLIGLMIGIVGLSASTCSDKSETKGIIIQTEAGTLRLMPLNDRSIRVRFTRPDSKEMEELIYVGSTKIPKYRIKESQSQAILSLDNISAIYNKGNNTLIFKDRNGKIVLEEKVGGRRMEQSTIQGEPTYLVEQQFISPVDEYLYGTGQFQDGYLNVRGLTRRLTQVNTQIAIPFILSNKGYGLLWSNYGLTDFNPADKSVNLSPSSSAGETITVDATSTTGNKQEVRKISAFTADIDITESGNYSILLDVGQKMARKHYVSINGKNVVNVNNIWLPPTTSFIVKLEKGRHRIEVQGDRNDKPSLYWRKVTNETTFRSPVAQALDYTVFVGNADEVIASYRQLTGDAPMMPLWSMGYIHCRERYNTQAELLKNAASFRQRKLPIDVIVQDWQYWGKYGWNAMRFDEERYPDPAEMVRKLHEMNMRLMVSVWSKVDVNSELGKQIMSKGYYIPGSEWIDFFNPDAAAFYWQNFSKGLLQPYGIDAWWQDATEPENDDLYNRRINNGKVPGEVYRNVYPIYVNKTVYEGLRKDAPHKRAMILTRSGFSGMQRYAAATWSGDVGNDWETLRRQIAGGLNQMASGLPWWTYDAGGFFRPGDQYTDKVYQERFLRWLQASTFFPLMRVHGYMSQTEPWHYGKEVEDITAKYIHLRYSMLPYIYSHAAEVSFSGSTLMRPLVMDFPDDRQALEQKHQFMFGKSLLVAPVTEPSVSRWSVYLPEDVAGWVDFWSGKKYRGGQTTEVDIDLAKIPLFVKGGSIFPFSFGKQYASECKDTPLEIRIYPGADATFVLYEDEGDNYNYEQGKFSMIEFEWNENKKTLVIANRKGGFEGMEKVKRFNLVLVSPEEGIGAGASLQVREIIYEGKKQTIKI